A section of the bacterium genome encodes:
- a CDS encoding metallophosphoesterase → MLLGILSDSHDNIPYLNKAIEIFNQRQVGRVLHAGDFVSAFTSKPFRNLKCKFTGVFGNNDGDKLLLEAEFKNIGKIYDDVYEDIIDKKKTILFHRETLVQKLAESGKYDIIIYGHTHKIDLKQGHTLIINPGECGGWITGNSTIAILDTEKMKAEIIRLE, encoded by the coding sequence ATGCTTCTTGGAATTCTATCGGACTCTCACGACAATATACCTTATTTGAATAAGGCTATAGAAATATTCAATCAAAGACAAGTTGGTCGTGTTCTCCACGCGGGAGATTTTGTCTCTGCATTTACATCAAAACCTTTTAGAAATCTTAAATGTAAATTTACAGGAGTTTTCGGAAATAATGACGGTGATAAATTACTATTAGAAGCCGAATTTAAAAACATAGGCAAAATATATGATGATGTTTATGAGGATATAATAGACAAGAAAAAAACAATATTGTTTCACAGGGAAACTTTAGTACAAAAGCTTGCTGAAAGCGGAAAATACGATATTATAATTTACGGACATACGCATAAGATTGATTTAAAGCAAGGTCATACCTTGATTATTAATCCCGGAGAATGCGGAGGATGGATTACAGGAAACTCGACAATTGCTATTCTTGATACGGAAAAAATGAAAGCTGAAATAATTAGGTTGGAATAA